The following coding sequences are from one Lycium ferocissimum isolate CSIRO_LF1 chromosome 3, AGI_CSIRO_Lferr_CH_V1, whole genome shotgun sequence window:
- the LOC132051181 gene encoding pectinesterase inhibitor-like, whose protein sequence is MVTSSSSSSLGSTLVLCLIVSSLMTPSTSNPLSQVCIKSKNPRFCLQVFGLNPHRSPYELTQEAIDLALKNASETTKKIHTFLDQTKNDNKKVIYYLCLNYYQSANDVLREAEEYYLKEGPYSNINAAGKLVQEASFHCENEFQKIVGYVDVSTLTKDNENLGIFGSIIVAAADLLSNSTSAKK, encoded by the coding sequence ATGGTaacatcttcttcttcttcttctttgggTTCAACACTAGTCTTATGCCTAATTGTTTCTTCCTTAATGACACCAAGCACAAGTAACCCCTTATCCCAAGTGTGCATCAAATCCAAGAATCCAAGGTTTTGCTTGCAAGTTTTTGGCCTAAATCCTCATAGGAGTCCTTATGAGTTGACACAAGAGGCCATCGACTTAGCACTGAAAAACGCCTCCGAGACAACAAAAAAGATTCACACCTTTCTCGATCAGACAAAAAATGATAACAAGAAAGTGATATATTATTTATGTTTGAATTATTACCAATCTGCCAATGATGTTTTAAGAGAGGCAGAGGAGTACTATTTGAAGGAAGGTCCATATAGTAACATTAACGCAGCAGGAAAATTAGTCCAGGAAGCTAGTTTTCATTGCGAGaatgaatttcaaaaaataGTAGGTTATGTTGATGTCTCTACTCTTACAAAGGACAATGAGAACTTGGGAATTTTTGGTAGTATAATTGTGGCTGCAGCAGACCTTCTATCTAATTCGACATCGGCAAAAAAGTAG